Proteins from a genomic interval of Gemmatimonas sp.:
- a CDS encoding ATP-binding protein, with amino-acid sequence MTIVISVPPSLDEHSFEQVIEQLAAAPDGSKILLDARHARWASPYGLTALLCVPQARSEPIGFAVPEHPDTVSYWSRAGFFRHAAELYELHGTVPRPREAHESEVLLEITPITKSDDVHGVVGRIQQKAADILHGQLNLDTAVTGAFGMTLSESCQNIVEHAGLGGWVAVQTYNYKQRLGRRVVQIAVCDAGVGFRTSLESAPGHRHKDRWDDAMALEDAVLRAVSRFRHGDAGRGQGLAGIRRFVGRWHGKLTVRSGTARLGIIPEWDEDVPMTEGLPFFPGAQMQIIIPERSADAPARPRSTATATRGRSRF; translated from the coding sequence GTGACGATCGTCATCAGCGTGCCGCCCTCGCTCGACGAGCACTCGTTCGAGCAGGTCATCGAGCAGCTCGCCGCCGCTCCCGACGGATCGAAGATCCTGCTCGACGCGCGCCACGCGCGCTGGGCGTCGCCGTATGGGCTCACCGCCCTGCTGTGCGTGCCGCAGGCGCGCTCCGAGCCCATTGGATTCGCGGTGCCCGAGCACCCCGACACGGTGAGCTACTGGTCGCGCGCCGGCTTCTTCCGTCACGCGGCCGAGTTGTACGAACTGCACGGTACCGTGCCGCGACCCCGCGAGGCGCACGAAAGCGAGGTGCTGCTGGAGATCACGCCCATCACCAAGAGCGACGATGTGCACGGCGTGGTGGGACGCATCCAGCAGAAGGCCGCCGACATCCTGCACGGTCAGCTCAACCTCGATACCGCGGTGACCGGCGCGTTCGGCATGACGCTCAGCGAGTCGTGCCAGAACATCGTCGAACACGCCGGCCTGGGCGGGTGGGTGGCGGTGCAGACCTACAACTACAAGCAGCGCCTGGGCCGTCGGGTGGTGCAGATTGCCGTCTGCGATGCCGGCGTGGGCTTCCGCACGTCGCTCGAGAGTGCGCCCGGTCATCGCCACAAGGATCGCTGGGATGACGCCATGGCCCTCGAAGATGCGGTGCTGCGCGCCGTCTCCCGCTTTCGTCATGGCGATGCCGGTCGTGGCCAGGGACTCGCGGGGATCCGCCGTTTTGTCGGGCGCTGGCACGGCAAGCTCACGGTGCGCAGCGGGACGGCGCGCCTGGGGATCATTCCCGAGTGGGACGAGGATGTGCCCATGACCGAAGGGTTGCCGTTCTTTCCGGGGGCCCAGATGCAGATCATCATCCCGGAGCGCTCGGCCGATGCGCCGGCGCGCCCACGCAGTACCGCGACCGCAACCCGCGGCCGGAGCCGTTTCTGA
- a CDS encoding PfkB family carbohydrate kinase, which yields MSAAPGPGAPRQRVGVIGSFVWDVLHGRDRRSVPMEEWGGITYSLSALDAALTDDWEIVPLAMVGDDLVERAQLYIRGLRRMAPDAALIGVPYPNNRVELRYLDDERRTEHLTGGVPGWTWLGLKPVLEAARLDALYINLLSGWELDLETAQLIRAHFTGPIYCDLHMLVMAVQADGLRTPRPLPNVAEWCSCFDVLQVNEDEMRLMAPDSMALAATAMAAGVSILGVTLGKRGAAYFAAPGIERLQDLPPRRGHNAALSTSPRGGAGALGAVRTALVPGVAPRVDGPGDPTGCGDVWGATHFSRLLAGDKLTDAIAAANRAASRNVEHRGANGLANHLRGELSTT from the coding sequence ATGTCGGCCGCTCCCGGACCCGGTGCGCCACGCCAACGCGTGGGAGTGATCGGCTCCTTCGTGTGGGATGTGCTGCATGGACGCGACCGGCGCAGCGTGCCCATGGAGGAGTGGGGGGGCATTACCTACTCGCTGTCGGCGCTCGACGCGGCACTCACCGATGACTGGGAGATCGTGCCGCTCGCCATGGTGGGCGACGATCTGGTGGAACGGGCGCAGCTGTACATCCGGGGGCTGCGGCGTATGGCCCCCGATGCCGCGCTCATCGGTGTGCCCTACCCCAACAATCGCGTCGAGCTGCGCTACCTCGACGATGAACGGCGCACCGAACATCTCACCGGTGGCGTCCCCGGATGGACATGGCTGGGGCTCAAGCCGGTGCTGGAAGCGGCGCGCCTCGACGCGCTCTACATCAACCTGCTCAGCGGGTGGGAGCTCGACCTCGAAACGGCGCAGCTCATTCGCGCCCACTTCACCGGCCCCATCTACTGTGACCTGCACATGCTCGTCATGGCGGTCCAGGCCGACGGCCTGCGCACGCCGCGCCCGCTTCCCAATGTCGCGGAGTGGTGCAGCTGCTTCGACGTGCTGCAGGTGAACGAGGACGAGATGCGCCTCATGGCCCCCGACTCCATGGCGCTCGCGGCGACCGCGATGGCGGCGGGGGTCTCCATTCTGGGCGTCACCCTCGGCAAGCGCGGCGCGGCGTACTTCGCGGCCCCGGGCATTGAGCGCCTGCAGGATCTGCCGCCACGACGAGGTCACAACGCTGCGCTGTCCACATCGCCCCGGGGTGGCGCTGGGGCGCTTGGCGCCGTGCGCACGGCGCTCGTTCCCGGCGTCGCGCCGCGCGTCGATGGCCCCGGGGATCCCACGGGATGCGGCGATGTGTGGGGCGCCACCCATTTCTCACGGCTCCTCGCCGGTGATAAGTTGACGGACGCCATCGCGGCGGCGAACAGGGCTGCGTCGCGCAACGTCGAACATCGTGGGGCCAACGGTCTCGCGAATCATCTCCGCGGAGAGCTCAGCACCACGTGA
- a CDS encoding ROK family protein codes for MSSPSLSPASQFIVGVDLGGTNIVVSSMSLDGSRLFGAQSEPTHAQEGADAVVARMARMVNTTIDITTHEAGVPRSAVLGVGIGAPGTVDRQRGLVLAAPNLKWYDFPLIERMAALTGLPVRIDNDANCATYGEWWLGAARGGTNVVGVTIGTGVGGGIIVDRHVYHGSSDAAGEIGHITIDLNGRRCGCGNYGCLEAYASGSAIAERAREALHNDESSVLPSLVDGDVSRITAAVVYEAAGRGDALALEIVRDTAKYLGAGIANLLNVFNPDVVVIAGGVTQAGEALFGPLRTEVRRRAFKSVSDSCRIVPGTLPGTAGVVGAVASFISQTTGQPPA; via the coding sequence ATGTCTTCACCGTCCCTCTCCCCCGCGTCGCAGTTCATCGTTGGTGTCGACCTTGGCGGCACCAACATTGTCGTCTCGTCCATGTCGCTCGATGGATCGCGGCTCTTCGGCGCCCAGAGCGAGCCGACCCACGCGCAGGAGGGGGCGGACGCCGTGGTGGCGCGCATGGCGCGCATGGTGAACACCACCATCGACATCACGACGCACGAGGCGGGGGTACCGCGGAGTGCCGTGCTCGGCGTGGGCATCGGCGCCCCCGGCACCGTGGACCGACAGCGTGGCCTGGTCCTCGCCGCCCCCAACCTCAAGTGGTACGACTTCCCCCTCATCGAGCGCATGGCTGCGCTCACGGGGTTGCCGGTGCGCATCGACAACGATGCGAACTGCGCCACCTACGGAGAGTGGTGGCTGGGCGCGGCGCGCGGGGGGACCAACGTGGTGGGCGTCACGATCGGGACGGGCGTGGGCGGGGGCATCATCGTGGACCGGCATGTGTACCACGGCTCGAGCGACGCCGCCGGCGAGATCGGGCACATCACCATCGACCTCAACGGACGTCGCTGCGGCTGCGGCAACTACGGCTGCCTCGAGGCGTACGCCTCCGGCAGCGCCATCGCCGAGCGGGCGCGCGAAGCGCTGCACAACGATGAATCGTCGGTGCTGCCATCGCTCGTCGACGGCGATGTCAGTCGCATCACGGCGGCCGTCGTCTATGAGGCCGCGGGTCGGGGTGACGCGCTGGCGCTGGAAATCGTACGGGACACGGCGAAGTATCTGGGCGCCGGCATCGCGAATCTGCTCAACGTCTTCAATCCCGACGTGGTCGTGATCGCCGGTGGGGTCACGCAGGCCGGGGAAGCGCTCTTCGGCCCGTTGCGCACGGAAGTCCGCCGCCGCGCCTTCAAGAGTGTCTCCGACAGCTGCCGTATCGTGCCCGGCACATTGCCCGGAACCGCCGGCGTGGTGGGTGCCGTGGCCTCGTTCATTTCGCAGACCACCGGCCAACCGCCGGCGTGA